TTTCTGTAATAATTTTGCTGATTgtagtatttattattattatttaccagATCGGCGGAAATTGGCCGACGAGGCATGTCCAACGTGGCCACCATAAAGGAAGTTATGAAACGACAAAATGGCTTCGTAAGGATTGCGGTTGAGGAAAATACTTCGGCCTCCCGAAAAAGATCGGACGTGATCGGCACCGGAATCGTGAGTTTTCTGCGCAACTGTCACGCCAGCGTTCCAGTCTGCAAGCTCACCCCAAAAACCTGGTCGATAgagaaatcaatttcattAGGAATTCCGCTTTTGCGTTATGCACATTACGTACCGTGAAGATAAAGATTGGCATCTTTGTATATACTTCCGGTATAAATCCCCGAGGCTGCTTCAATTAGACCGCGGACCCAAGTGTTTCCACTACCGGGAAAACTAGCGAGAGCCACCGGTGGTAAACTGTTTGTCATCGTCCGTCTATtgagtaaaaattaaaatgttatacTTAATCATATAGCAATTAGAAAAAGCTCCAggggtttttaatttttaaatggtgCTCAATTCGCAAAAAGTCTTCTCTAATTAGATAAAGagggaacattttaaaaatgtataccTGATGGTGAAGTTGGAACAATCCGGTGTGTTTGGCCAAGGTCGACGAATAAAACGTTTCGCTGGGCTGAATCTCAGTTGACGTAACTTTCGGTTTTTAACGACGGTCTTTCTACATCAAGAGAATCAGAGAGTAAAACTGGAAAGTAAATATATGATAGGCAGGTAAATGCTAGACGGTTAATAATGAATGTACTAAGGACCCAAGACATTTCCCCCCCTCGGATGAATGTTGATCCTCTGCAGATTAATGAGGTCATTACGGGTTCTATTCAGCTACTCGTCTACAGAAAGTTACTGAAGCGTTATTTAGCTCCCCCGTCACAGTTCTTTGTCATTGTTCATTCATTAGGCGTCTttataaaacaacaacaacaaagcgcAGTTCATGATGAACTTTGCCGAGTTCAATGTCACCgaaaagattttgttttctagTTCAAACTCGTTCGTCAGTCAGCTCTGGTTTATCAAAAGTTGCGTACCCATTGGTAGAAGTTTATGTCTATAATATCCCACCATCATTGCATTGTACTATGTAACATATATGCGCTATCATTTACagaagataacaaaaaaatctccTTTCAATCGTTCCCGAGCTGAAATCTGGCTGAAATCAATCCAGAAAAATTGTTTACACAAACATCTATAGCACTTGGCAGCCGTAAACTGAACAACGAAACTTGAAACTGTTGGAAGCATTCCATATACTTATAATTGATGCCGGTGTTTTCCGTTTTGTCGGTAGTCTGGTTGGGGTTTAATGATGCCACCGACGAGAAAACAGTATCGCCGAAGAAGACTGTTGTGTTCACGAGAATCATTAGCGTAGAGAACAGAAACAACGCGATCAAAAACCTCCTAAACGATCGCAAATGGTACTGGAGCATTTTTCCAATCTTTATTACGCACTTCGCTATTCGCCTTCTTCACTGCACGGCTTCTGCCTCAAGTCTGAAAGTCCTTTTTATAAAATCGAGTGTAAACTTTATATAGCGGCCCCAAATTACTGGAGAATTACAGGGATTACCGTTATTGCCAGTTACACATCACGAATCACGGACTCGACGTTGTTAGTGTTGACTTGCATTTCTAATAGCGATGGCGCTCCCTACTTGCAATTGCTCTCACGAATCACACTCACTAGCGCGCCTAACTagctataataattaataataatcttGGGTCGATATTTTGAGAGAGCGTTGGAAGCTACCTTGTTTGATGATGTAATTTTTGCTCTATTAGGTATcactaatttctttttctttgactgaattaattatttatttacttattttgtattttttaaataaatgtaatGTTAGCGTTGTCTCCAAGTACAAACAGATGTTCCTGCTGTACATACTTTCGCATTCATTATATTACTTCCTGACAGCATGTTTCCGGAATGATGGGGACCATTAAAACTGGTTCCAGGAAAAGTAGTCTGTCATCTTCATCTATACTGAAACCAAGAAATGcgggattgaaaaaaaagataggctAATTACTTTCTACGGCGGTAGGTATTGTTTCATTTCGTATATGCgtaattaaagaaatttggaGAAAAGTAAAAGGAAAAGTTGTGTTTTCCTTATTTGTCTAGTCTGAACATATATGTTCCCCATTGAACAAGTCACACCGCAACAGCACCTATAAATTATTCACAACGACAGTTTGATACGTCTATGGCGACATCGTCAATGATGATAATTTATCACGTGAATTCGTGCAAAATacgtatctaaaaaaaaaactacagcTCTGTATCTACTCCAATCTCCAACTACAGTACCAACCTTGATTGTTATcgtatttcaaatcaaatccaGAAACATTGGGCGACCTT
This sequence is a window from Daphnia pulicaria isolate SC F1-1A chromosome 7, SC_F0-13Bv2, whole genome shotgun sequence. Protein-coding genes within it:
- the LOC124348704 gene encoding WSC domain-containing protein 2-like; the encoded protein is MLQYHLRSFRRFLIALFLFSTLMILVNTTVFFGDTVFSSVASLNPNQTTDKTENTGINYKKTVVKNRKLRQLRFSPAKRFIRRPWPNTPDCSNFTIRRTMTNSLPPVALASFPGSGNTWVRGLIEAASGIYTGSIYKDANLYLHGFWGELADWNAGVTVAQKTHDSGADHVRSFSGGRSIFLNRNPYEAILSFHNFLYGGHVGHASSANFRRSGK